The Candidatus Bathyarchaeum sp. region TTTAGTCAAAATCATTTTGTCAACCAAATCATTTTCTGACTAATCATTACGTGAAAGTGGCTCTGTTACAAGCAGACAACAATCGCAGTCCAAAATCAGATTCTACTTTCAAATGGGATTTTTTTGGTTAAAATTTAACCCACGCACCGATGCTATCTCCTACGAGCGTGTCTATGCATTTACGTACGTGTGTTTTCTGTTTGAAAGCATTCTAGTTGGTAAACTTTGGTTCATTTTTTCCCTTGTATGACAAAGATGATTACAGTGATAATTATCAATGTTAAAAGTGCGACTCCAAAAATTGTAAGCGGAATTCTGAAAACTGGTTCTGAATGGAGAATATCCCTTGAAGGTAAACCGGCTAGGTATGCTGCAAGAAAGACCGAAACAAAAATTGTGCCTATTCCTTGAGTTGTGTACAAAAGTTTCCTATATTTTTGATCTAACCCCTTTATTGTACTTCTAGTATTGAAAAGGAGTGGCAAACCTACAAGTGGAATAGACAGTAACCACAAGTTTAGGTTGTTGCCTAAGAACCATACGTACCAGTTGCTCCAGATTTGATCTGTCCCAAACAAAATCCATGAGAGGTAATTCCAAAGATAGTACAAGCCTAAAACAATAGTAACTGCGGCGATTGGTTGACGGTCAAGCTTTTCCACAGTTTCTGTTCCTATGGATTTTTTCGTGAAATATATCATGAACGCTGTCAGTGCTAGCAAGCCGATTGAGGTTAAGGCAAAACTAAACAGATGTTGTGGATAATTAATCAAATATGTTGTACCCTGCCGGATTATTGTTCTCACCCACTGGGCAGTATTAGTGAGCCAAAACACCAAAACATAAACCGTGCCTGCAATCAATCCCCACTTTATTGCCCCCTTCACTGGTTTATTTGGCTTCAACGCAAAGACGAGTTTAAACAAGACAACGGGAATAGCAATGGATTGGATAAGTAGGGGTATTTCATTCGTTAAAAGAGACGTCAAAACTGGCAGAGTTGAGACGTGACCGTTAACGCGCCATGTGGCGAAACCTAGCGTATAAAATAATGGCAGAACACCTGAAGCTAAGAGCCCCAACCAGTAAATCGCTTCCCCGACTAAACCCCACCTCAAAAACTTTGTTATAGTCTGATTTGAAAGACCTTTCTTCACAATGTAGAGAATAACCCCTGTGAAAGCGATGGCACTCGCTATTAGTCTGGAAGCAATTCCAATGTTCGCTGAAACATCTTCGACGAAAACGACTAACTGGAATGAGCCGCTGAAAGATTCCCATTCTCCAATCCACGAGAGGGTGAACATCGCATGAAAAGTAAAAAAGAAATAAGCTACGGCAACGACAAGAAAACCGATTTTCAACGACCAATAGAGCTTCGGCTCTGCCATATGGGCTTGACCAGCAAATAATAATTTCTTCGTTTTTCGTATATTATACTTGCAGTCCAAGCTACTTTATCAAATGTTGAAAAATAGCTTTCTAAATTTTTATGCACAAAAGCAATTCATGAAGAAAGAGGGGTTTGCTGAGGCTTAGATGGCATTGTGGAAAAAATGAAAAACACTATACTCCCCTTTTTAGTTGTTCCTTCATTTTTTAAGCCTTTTCAGCCCCATTTCTTCCCCTGTTTCACTCCCAAAAAAGAAAAAAGGAGGGAAAATGGTGGTTATTTGCGTTTTAGTATCCAGTATGCGCTAATTCCGACAATTGCAGCGATTACTGCAACAATTACCAGTGCAAGTTCCGTAGTGATGATTGGAGTTTCAGTTGCTGCTGGTTCTGTAGTTTCTGAGGGTTCTTCTATGTCCATAGGTGATGATGCGGTTGATGCAGCGTCTACGCTTAAGTAAGTTGAACATGCGGATTCGTAGTACGCTTTGGATCCTTCAAAGCTTGCAATGATTTGATATCTTCCAGTAATTTCTGGCTCGAATACGATTCCATAGTTTCCAAATAGGTCTGTTGTGGTAGTGCCAATGAACTGATAGTTTCCGTTAGCATCTATTGCTTCAAGTTTAACTTCAACACCTGCTATGTCGGTGGGGCATTCAAACTGCATGTAAACGTGTTTCATCCAACCACTCATGGATTCGTCCGCTACTGCTGGAACACCGTTGGGGAACCTCTTGGTTATTGCTATTTCTTGTGTTGCTGGGGATATGTCTAGTACTGAACCTTGTAAAATCACTGTTTTGCCTAGAGCAATTCCGCTACTTGGAGCTGAAACAGTGATAGCTGTTGGACCTTTGGATACTCCGTATATTATGTTGTCGTATGAGTTCCACTCAACCATGACGCTGTCGCCGATGATTGCGTTGCCTCCCCATTCTGCTCCTCGGAATGCACCGTCGATTCTCCAGACTTCATTGCCGTTATCAATATCCAAACAAATGAAAGGTGCACCACGAGCCAACGGAGCAATCGGAGAGTGCTCACCAAAGGCTAGGTAAATTTTTCCATCTGTTATGAACGTCGTTTTCAGCGGCCAGTTGTTGCTCCAAAGGATTTCGTTGTAAGGATCGTTGCCCTCGTAAGTCCAAAGTAGGTCTCCGTTTCTAACATCGTAACAGTATACAATGCCCGCATAAGCAACAGAGATGAGTTTGCCGTCCACAATGCTGCCACAAACTTCACTGATACCGTATTGATCCATGTACGCTTGTGACTCACTTGGACCCCACAGTTGATCTCCCGTATCAAGATCAAATGCGGTGTGTGATTTTGTTTCTTTACACCAGATTGTCCAGACTCTGTCTTCTTGACTTGCGGCACCAAAGACAATGGTCAAGTTCTCTGGCGGCAACTCATAAGTTTCTTTCCACATCAGATCTCCACGAGAAGATGGCTCAAGACTTACAGCCCATCCCGTGACCGGTGGATTATCAAGAGTCAAACCTGCTTCAACCCTCGTCAAAACTGTGCCTCCACGGTCATAACCAAGCATCACATCATCATTGTATATTGCTCTGACACTTCCAGGTAGACCCGTTGGTATTGACACGTTCCATGTGAACACATTAGTTGGAACTAAACCGCCGGCCATGTAATCATAACGTGTAGTTGCTGAAGCATTATATGTAGAACCATCAGGTGACCATCCACCTCCGCCTCCAGAAGTGACAACTGCTGTTGAGTTCCACATGGCAATCCAGCCGTTCTCTAGGTCAACGACGTATCTGAGAATTTCGCCTTTTGGACCAAATCTACTGGTTCCGCTCGGAACATCAGTCATACTGTAAACC contains the following coding sequences:
- a CDS encoding PQQ-binding-like beta-propeller repeat protein, which translates into the protein MEKHKIKSVSIVFLILVLITSAIITIFPSVAAQGVYTKKTYSFIGATPNPVGVNQETLLHAGITDEMQTVEDGYEGITITVEKPNGETETLGPIRTDSTGGTGWIYIPDIPGTYYLQTNFPGQWYNWTTFGTADIWFEESHSEKLELTVTEDPVEYYQDTPLPTGYWSRPIDAQHYTWYQISGSWLTLPGAYGADGPDNKYARFNNGPETAHVLWRNPLMVGGIGGGRSYAYQVNVGGGGQSPWASPTILNGILIYNKYYQGEERQVVAIDVHTGETLWTKNDVSVDFGQQFEFDAANQHASFSYWWEVTGGFDFFTMTTEPEVWNAYDPFTGRWVYSMTDVPSGTSRFGPKGEILRYVVDLENGWIAMWNSTAVVTSGGGGGWSPDGSTYNASATTRYDYMAGGLVPTNVFTWNVSIPTGLPGSVRAIYNDDVMLGYDRGGTVLTRVEAGLTLDNPPVTGWAVSLEPSSRGDLMWKETYELPPENLTIVFGAASQEDRVWTIWCKETKSHTAFDLDTGDQLWGPSESQAYMDQYGISEVCGSIVDGKLISVAYAGIVYCYDVRNGDLLWTYEGNDPYNEILWSNNWPLKTTFITDGKIYLAFGEHSPIAPLARGAPFICLDIDNGNEVWRIDGAFRGAEWGGNAIIGDSVMVEWNSYDNIIYGVSKGPTAITVSAPSSGIALGKTVILQGSVLDISPATQEIAITKRFPNGVPAVADESMSGWMKHVYMQFECPTDIAGVEVKLEAIDANGNYQFIGTTTTDLFGNYGIVFEPEITGRYQIIASFEGSKAYYESACSTYLSVDAASTASSPMDIEEPSETTEPAATETPIITTELALVIVAVIAAIVGISAYWILKRK